From Bacteroides uniformis:
CTTCATATTGCCTTGTTGCCAGCAGAGGTACTCTAGATACTCTTGAAAATGCATCATACTCAATGGAGAATTGGCAGTTGACAATTGACAATTGGCTGCGCTGTCGTGCTGCATAGCAATTGTAAATTGTAAATTGTCAATAGTAAATTGCTCCAAGTCTTCCGGGCGTAGCTCTACCACCATTCCCGAATTGCTCCAACGGGAACCGCGGTTGCTGGGACTCATCCCGTTGACTACAATCTGCTCGGGACCGCTGGCGGCGGGCACAACGAAGCCGCCGGGACACATGCAAAAGCTATATACTCCTCGTCCGTCCACCTGGTTTACAAAGCTATATTCGGCGGCAGGCAGATATTTTCCCCGTCCGTTCCGGTTGTGATATTGTATTTGGTCTATCAAGGTGGCGGGGTGTTCCAGTCGTACGCCTACGGCAATGCCTTTAGCTTCAATCTCTACATTGTTGGCGGCAAGCCAGCGGTATACGTCCCGGGCAGAGTGACCGGTGGCAAGTATCACCGGGCCAAGGAAAGTCTTGCCGGTATTTGTTTCAATGCCTTTGATTTCATCCTTCTCTATGAGTAGGGCGTCCATGCGTGTTTCAAAGTGGACTTCGCCACCGCACTGGATGATAGTGTTCCGCATGTTTTCAATAACACGCGGCAGTTTGTCCGTACCTATGTGCGGATGTGCATCTACCAGTATGGAAGTGGAGGCTCCATGTTGACAGAAGACATTCAGAATCTTGTCTACATTGCCGCGCTTTTTGCTGCGTGTGTACAGCTTGCCATCCGAGTAGGCTCCGGCACCTCCCTCTCCGAAGCTGTAATTGGACTCCGGGTTGACGAGTTGCTGGCGGCTGATTTGCGCCAAGTCTTTCTTGCGTTCCCGTACGTCCTTTCCACGCTCCACAATGACGGGGCGCAGACCGAGCTCTATCAGTCGCAGGGCGGCGAAGAGTCCTCCGGGACCGGCGCCTACCACTACTACTTGGGGCTTTCCTTCTACATTATTATATAAGGTATGTTGATATTCGTCCTCTTTCGGCATTTCGTTCAGATATGCCCGTACGTTGAGGTTGATATAGATTGTCCGTTGGCGGGCATCGATACTGCGCTTCAAGATACGCGCTGCGGTTATCTCCCGTGCATTCAGTCCTTTTTCGTGTATTAAGTACTCTTTCAGGCGTTGCTCGTTTGCCGCTACTTCGGGCAATACGCGTAGTTGGTATTCTTGTATCATAACGATTATCCGAATAAGGCACGGAATGCCTCTTCTACCTTCCGTACCGGTATTAATTCTATTTTTATCTTTTGGGTATTGAGTC
This genomic window contains:
- a CDS encoding NAD(P)/FAD-dependent oxidoreductase yields the protein MIQEYQLRVLPEVAANEQRLKEYLIHEKGLNAREITAARILKRSIDARQRTIYINLNVRAYLNEMPKEDEYQHTLYNNVEGKPQVVVVGAGPGGLFAALRLIELGLRPVIVERGKDVRERKKDLAQISRQQLVNPESNYSFGEGGAGAYSDGKLYTRSKKRGNVDKILNVFCQHGASTSILVDAHPHIGTDKLPRVIENMRNTIIQCGGEVHFETRMDALLIEKDEIKGIETNTGKTFLGPVILATGHSARDVYRWLAANNVEIEAKGIAVGVRLEHPATLIDQIQYHNRNGRGKYLPAAEYSFVNQVDGRGVYSFCMCPGGFVVPAASGPEQIVVNGMSPSNRGSRWSNSGMVVELRPEDLEQFTIDNLQFTIAMQHDSAANCQLSTANSPLSMMHFQEYLEYLCWQQGNMKQTAPAQRMVDFTKKKLSYDLPETSYAPGLVSSPLHFWMPSFIAERLSKGFQLFGKYSRGLLTNEATMIGVETRTSAPVRITRDKETLQHVRIKGLFPCGEGAGYAGGIVSAGIDGERCAEAAKAFLG